AGAGATTTCAAGGGATGAAAATGAGGAAATTCACAGCACATCCAAAGGAatcaatttgataaaaaatagaCTTCGTAGTAAAAATGTTCTTTTagttcttgatgatgtggatacattggaaagaatagaaaaattgtTTGGAGATTGTAATTGGTTTACTTCAAGAAGCAGAGTCATTATAACAACAGCAGCAGATCCACAATTGTTAGCTCCTCTTGGAAAAGTTTATACAACTTATAAGGTCAAGGAATTAGACAAACATGAAGCTCTTCAACTCTTTGAAAAGCATGCCTTCCATGGAAAGAAACCCAATAAAGATTATTATGAACTTACAAACCAAGTTATACAGTATGCCCAAGGCCTTCCACTAGCTCTTATAATAATAGCTCGTGATTTGTGTGGAAGACCTAAACATGAATGGGAAAGTACATTAGATAAGTATAACAAAATTCCCAATGAAGACATTCAAGAAGTACTTAAAGTAAGTTATGATAGATTGGAGGAAATCGAACAAGATATTTTCCttgatattgcatgttttttcaAGGGATGGAACAAGGATTATGTTGTAGATATATTAAATGCTAGTGATTCACATCCTGAATATGGTATTCAAAGACTTGTTTATAAGTGTCTTGTTACTGTGAATCAATATGGTACATTGTTAATGCATGACTTGATACAACAAATGGGTAGGGAAGTTGCTCGACGAGAATCGCCACATATACTTGGAGAACGTAGTAGGTTATGGCATCATAAAGATTCTCTTGATGTGCTAATTGGAAATAAGGTAtaagttctttttcttctattttttccaaaaaaaaaaaaaaaactttttactaggtaaaagttatatatttttttctttttaacattgCATAAAATATGAAGTTTATTAGTATCATTTatgttgaaattttcaaaattattatactttttggtaAATTCTATTGTTAATTATGGTTCACTTGATACTTTATTCAATTAGGGATCAAACAAAATTCGAGGTATAATGTTGCGTTCACCTCAATGGGTAAAGGTGCCACTACACGCTCAAGCTTTCAAAAGGATGACAAATCTCAGGATACTTATTGTTAATAACTTACGTATTTGTGAAGCAATTCAATATTTCCCCAACGGGATAAGGTTTCTTAGCTGGCCTAAATATCCATTTCCCTTGCCATCCAACTTTTGTCCTCAACAACTTGTTAGTCTCCATATGCCAGAGAGTCGCATTGAGTTGGAAAAGCTATGCAAGCAGGTACAattactaatattttttaattaagattttattaaatttttattctaaagtttgttgaatttatttatttatttatttttctacagGAGTTCCAGTTAGAAAATATGAAACATCTCAACCTCAGTGGTTgtaaatttataaccaaattaCCTAATTTATGCACCCCAAACTTGGAGACATTGGACCTTtcttattgtgaaaatttagtTAAGATTCACACGTCCGGTGAATTTCTTCATAAGCTTAAAACGTGGAATCTTCGTTattgcaaaaaacttcaaaatcttCCAAACAACCTTATGTTGACATCTCTTGAAGTTCTTGAGTCATTAAACCTTTGTGATTGCAAAAACCTTCGGGATCTTCCAGATGGCATTTATAAATTGCAACTGCTTTGGGAGTTGGTGACTCCTACTGCCAAATTGAGACCGACATGCAATTCTTTTGATAGCTCCTCCGGTTATGGGTTTCTGAAGATGAAACACCTGAATTTCTTTCACCATAAAAACGTAATTGAATTAGATCTTTTGATGAAGCCTGATTACTTCCCCGCATTGGAAAGTATATATCTATCTGAAACCAATATTATTACCATCCCCGAAAGCATTAGCAGATTTCCTAGATTAAATTCACTTTTTATTACGGATTGCAAGCACCTTTGTGAAATTCAAGGACTTCCACTATCGATAAGTGAGGTTAATGCGAAAAATTGCCCGTTGTTGGATAATGAATCACCAAGTGGGCTATTGAAtcaggtctctctctttctttaagttataaagaaacaatttttgttactttCTCTAAATACTTTACGAGATTTGCTAAatgaaaaatgttgaatttcCTAATTGCAATGCAGGTAATAGAAATTATGGGGATTTTACCGAATGGGGTATGTGGTAGTGCAAGAAGCAATGAATTAATGGATCCACAGTTCACCGATTACTTCTCATCTGAAACTGAGGGTGTTGAATCTGAATCTGAAGGTGGGGACATATCACAGTTCTCCAATTATTTCCCATCTGAAATTGAGGGCTTTGAATATGAAGATGGGGAAATTGATCGTATTCTTACGATATCGGGAATTGAGATTCCATGGTTCAACCATCAAAGTATTGAACATAGTTCCATATTGTTCTGGGTTGGTCGCAAATTTCCAAAATTGGCTGTCTATATTGCTTTTGGAGGCGATGAGGAGGCACATGATAAGAACGACTATATCTGTGAATGCTTTGTTTACATTTCCATCAATGGTTGTAAAAAATGTGAATGTATGCCTCGGCATCTAGTTTTAAATGCTTATAATCTTTTGCTATTATATTCTCCACCTCAAAGGTTTCTACAGCAGAAATTGAATGAATCAAATCCAACTGACCAGAATCTTGTTGAggttacatataaaataatcaaatttagACAAGATGATGGTGCATTTATTGAGACACTAAATGCCACAAGGTGGGGGGTCCACGTAGAGTGCATCTGTCCTCCTCAAGAATCTGGTATACCTAACTTGCCCCTTCTAACTACTGgacatgatgatgatgatgatgttgattACTGGAGCGAGTTGCCATTTCATGGATCTGATGATTTGGAagcagaagaagatgaagattaTCAGTCTCCTCTGGTCCTTGATGACACATCTAGTTCGTGCTTGAGTTGGCTAGTTGGGCCAACCATGCTTTTTATGCTATTTCGCTTTTGCTGCCCCAGAGATTTTTGACCTGCATTACAAATAGCTATTAAGCGGATCAATTCAGGATGAGACACATTGTCTCCTTCAAGTTGGCGGAAATGACAAACCTTTCAAGTACTTAAAGAACTGTCTCTTGTTATGCTTGTCATCAGGTAAATAATATCCACAGACATTTAGAATACCTTCTGTAATCCAATGCAAAAGTTCCAATTTACCTATAGCCAGGTTTTTGTTATGAACTTTAGCTGTGATTCTGGTTGGCACTATATGTGACTTAAGTTCTCAAGCCACAAAATATACGGCCATAACACTCTTCACAACTAAGAGAAACAAAGATTGATCGGAAGAAAACTGCCAGTACCCATCCCAATACTCTAATCAAATGGGGAAAATAACAGATTGATCGTCTTGGCAATAAAAATTCTGTTCAAGATTCATAAAATGTGTGGTATTCTAACATAAATACCCCAATCCCAACCCCTCTCCAAGCTTCACATTCATGTAGATAAACAATATGGGTTTAGGACTCACTTGCTATTGTATTCAGCTCATGatattatttttctcataaaactgGATGTGGGTGTATTTTAAGAATTGATTTAGTAGATGAAAAGTAATCATTGAatgcttttttttggggggtgggggagtGTTGAGAAGCTGAAGGACTAAGAGTCTTTCGTAGCATCATTCAAAGTAGTTCAAGAGAGttcacaaacaataaaagtGACTACACATGCCCAAGAGAAATTTCATTTGTTATTACGGACCTGAAAACCTTGAAAAGTAAATGTCACAAGGTGCACCTctgttcaaatttaaattagacAGGTCATTTGCTTACTCCAAAAACCCAACTTCACTTCATAAATAACTTTTCATTgcatctcaaaagaaaaaaaaagaattttaaaaattgcaatTATAATATCGATACAATGACTCCTTACCAACCCATGGAAATCATATACAAATTACTTTCACATCTTCAAATAGAGTTTCGGTGTAGATTCACACTACTTTCTATGAAGGTTTCATGTTATAtaagaagtaaaaagaaaattgtactTGAGTCAAGCCTGTGTACTGGGGTAGcaactttcttaatttttaatgaaattttttatttatcaaaaaaaaaaaaaaaaagcaatgggATAATCTGTTCTCATAGAAGCTAAATGGCTAGTAGGAAATAGGAACTCAATTCCTAATAACTATGAATGTAAGATACAATGTGTTTGGGGGGTATTATCCATTTATACACATATTACAAGGGCTTGTGATTTTATTGACCAAGCTACCGCACAACGAAATTGTGCATTAGTGAGGAATTGATATGCATCTCATGTAGCTAACTCCTAGGTTGGGAAGTTCAGTTAAACTGATTAGGCCCCATGAATCAGTTAGgtctctttagtctttattgTCAACCGAGCCTACTGGCTTCTCCATATTGAATGCTTATATGGAAGGAGCAGAACTCTGAGATATAGTTCTTAAATGTGGGCTGACCTGTGGTAGCTTAAATCCTCTCTCAAAATCCTTATTTTCCCTTGGAAAGTATTCAATGATAGTCTTTTGGTGAGAAGAGAGTATACAACAAGGAATCTAAtcactgattttttttccttattgtaTTTATTTGAGGAATCCTTCTCGTCCTTTATTAAAATAAGCTCCATCCTttagtttttttacttttttagtaATTGTGCTAGATAGATATCTGTAGtatgttttttttatcttctataTGTTTGGCTAAATGTTCTCCTTGGTTTGACTCTTCTCATCCAATCAGTCTATACTATCCTATGGCGTGACCATGAATTTCTTAGCCATGTTTTGCTTCATTTTCAGGTACAATGTCCATTTTCTATAGTTTTATCAAGCAAAACTCTGACagatttttttcactttatgtGTCATTGTAAACACATTGACTATCAGCTCTGTGGGGATGTGGCAAATGCatcaagtttgaaaaaaatatatatatatatatatatattctctccCTGCATATTTCATGACTTAACATAATCTTATAATTCAATtgtaatgtaatttttcaaggAGTTCGTGCCATTAATTGAAATGTCTAGATTATCACTTCTGTGTCTTAGCCTGCTCAAATTTATTAATAGCTTTATACATTATCTGAAACTCGAGGTCAGTATTTCCTATCCTATAGCAAATCTTGTTTTCCACAATTTGTCAAGATGTTGTATGCGTTCCCTGAAGACTACATATCAAAGTTAAAAGAAATGTGGAGGTGAAAGAAATCATTTTGTACATCTTTTAAAAATTCAAGCCATTCAAAAATCTTAGTTTGTTCTCATTATTCATAGACAGTTTGACCGTGCTGGATTGTATGATTCTAAAACTAAGGTGGCAGTAGTGGAAATAGCAAGAACTGATCCGGGTTTTGCATGGAGATGCCTTTCTATTCAAACTGATCAGTGCTAGCAGCTAAGGTTTGAGAAGTATGTAGTGTGGCTGAGTAATCAGAGAAGTGGAATGGCTAAGATCTTGGGTTGTGAAATTTTATGACAGACACTGATGTCTAGCCATTTTTCACTAGCCTATTTAATAACTATTAACCTTTTTCAGCATTGGAATTGCAGCTAGTACATATGACATATGAATTTTCACTAGTAGACTTCTATGTTAGCTTGATTTCAAGGTACTCCTCAAACTGAGCAGGTTGGTTTGCAACCAAAACCGAGCTTGATGATGTGCCCTGTAAACTGGGTgtcttctcttcctcttcaatTGATTCATATATTAACCAAGGATGGCTTGCCTGGTCCACCTTATGTTTggcttttggttttcttatgtttttgtACTTATGGTTTTTGCCTCACTTGTTTGGCTCATGGATTGTTTTACCTCATGCTTATCAAATTGCACTTATGTAACTACTATGGATATTTGACCATGGTAAAAAAGAATGATTCTCCACTGAATTTGgcacatgcttttgattgggttttttttgaaagattatATGATGGGTTATCAAATTCCTGCATGCGgatgttttgttttattgataaCTGCTGCTGCTTTCTACAGGATTGAGGAAAGAGATGTATTGGAACAATTTGTGGATCAAACTCTGGCATGCAGAACTTTCTTGACAAAAATAGTcaatttttctttagattattttgataaagatcTCGGTGCGGTCTCTGAAAAATTAACTACTGCTCTTAAGGTACTTGCCAAGGCTAGCATTATATACTGTTGACGTATTATGCTGTAGAAGCATTTGGTTGTTGTATTCTACTCCTTTTATTGAGAACCTGGATTGATCTCTCTCTGCTGGATTTGACATATTTCCATAGTGCATAATTggctttaaatttttattcctATGAATGTTGTTAGTTATCTAAAATGCAATAGCTTCctatctaataaaattattatccTTTCAGTGTTAACTATTATATAGCCACGCCACGCGTTTGTACATTCTCCCTTATTAGAAATGGTTTTATTGCACAGGCCATTGAAGTGGCAGGTCTGTATGATCATCAAGCTAATCGCAACCTTGAGCTGGCATTAGCAAGATACTAATGGAGATTCAAAGTTAATAGATTAGTAGGGGGGTTTACAAAAGCCCAAGATCCAACAGATTCAGCAGCATTTGAAAAAGGTGTTTTATCAACCGTTAGTACTTGTCTTTTGGGACTATTCTACATTCTTATTATGGATTATTTGCTTTTGAATTCTCTAGCACTTTTTCACTTATATTAGTTATAAAAGTTGGATAGTTCACAGGGGGATAGCATCTTCCAATAGTGTCCATTGattattaaaattgatatttgtCAGTTCTTGAGAATTACCAAATAAAGAGggaataaagaaagaaacagaaaacCATTTCCACAAGAACCTAATATGGTTTAATGCCTATGTTGCCCCTACGAAACTCATGATGTGTTGCATGTCTACTAGCTTCTGCCTTGTGTCTCTAATTCTTTGAAGGGActaaaaattcttgtttttgggAAGGAAGCTTGGCTAGGGCTGGAGAATAatgattgatttgggtttgtgagGACTGTCTTCCCTTTTTGATTAAGTATGAAAACTGGTTACAACCCCTTATAAGGTGATGGAGGTACAGTTAGATACTAGAGGTGGTTTTTATGGGCAGTCAATCCGGGCAAATCCTTATTTCACTCTTAGTTCTTATATAGCTCTCAGTACTTTTTTAGCAATCCATCTATTATAGATGCTCAAGTATTACCATATGATATCATTGGGTTGCTGTGGTATTACTTAGGTTATCTTGGATTTCAGTTTGTTAAGAAGAATTTGTTGAAGACAATGTTCCTTCAAGACTGAAATATGGTTACAAATACTTTTTCGTTGAAGGACTGCATTTTTATTATTGGCACACTTCCATTTGGGTTGCTTTACCATCCAATTACATCTGTTCTACATAGGCCCTTGTCATAATTCAAGAGTTCAATATTAATTACTCCTTGTAAAGAAGGTCGCAGCACTAATTGATTTGAACATCTTTGAAAGAACAGAAATGACCTAAGTGTCAGTGCATTAATTAACCTTCCTCAAAAGTGATCTGGACGGAGAAGACACTTTCTGGGATGTAGAAAATCTCTCTTTAAATTTGTATTTGCTTGACAGAACTTgatttaaaactttatttcttgacAAAAGCAATTTTGCAATACTGTGACTTAGATGATGAACTAAATCAATTATATGTGGCTGGGTCTTTCTATGAGCATTCCACCTGAAGATCACCATAGGCAAAGACTTACTGAAGTGAAGCATATTGGCTTGCAGTGGGCAGAACGTGCCAGGAAGGTCTATAAATTTCTCATATTCACTCTCTCTTgctttctcactctctcttatTGGCTTCTTTGTTTTATGTACAGGTTGCAACTGATTCTGGAGCGCTCAGGTTAGATAAAGTTTTTGAACTTATCCTGGAAGGTGAAAATTTGCCTTCTTACTTGAGAAGGAAATTAAGGTACAGAGACCCCCCCACCCTCTCTCCCCACCAAACTATTTATCTTTGCATTAcctgaaaaaggaaaaagaaaaagaaaaatatttgctTTGGCATTTCATTGATCAGCTAGTGTTTGTTTGGTGCTGTTTCTACGAGAACGAAGTATGCTTTATTGTATTTGTCGAAAGCCATATGATCAGAGAGCAATGATTGCTTGTGATCAATGTGATGAGTGGTACCATTTTGATTGCATTAACGTAGACCCACCGAAGGTCTACATCTGTCCTGCTTGTAAGCCTCAACAACAAGACTTGTCTGCACCTTTAGTCAATCATGATGGGTAAGCTTTAAGTTAAGAAAAAATTCCTTCcatgtaaattttaatttcatataaattgtATTTTGCTGTTTGCTTGAGGCCTTGTTTTGGGTTTGGGAATGTAATTTAGTCAGTACACACAAAATACAGATCTGAAAATGCTTGTTTGATAATGGTTTATGGAATAATCTCTTCCAAACGAGCATTTAAAGAACAtatgataaaatgaaaatctctctttaaatgattattattgGGAGGAAAGTGCTGGAAGCGATAAAATCTTGCCAAATTGTCTTTTATTCTGTTGGTGATAAATTATGAGTagatttttttcataaaatttgagggagagaagaaattatatatttcttactTCTGTCATCTTTTTGGACCATAATATCtgtttcaatatatatatcttttcatCTTTAGTAACTTTTTCCCCTTTATTGCCTTGACAGATCAATTAGTGTCAAGTGTGTAGAGCCTAAGACACCTTCTCCTAAACATACAAAGAAACTGAGAGAAGCTGAGCCTAGTCCAAGGCAAAAGATGCTTTCAATTACAGATCATAGTAATAGTTTTAGCAGTGGGATTGAACGCTTATGGTGGCAGAATCGGAAGCCCTTCAGAAGAGCAGCAAAAAACGTGCTGAGCTTGAGattctctctccatttttccATTTACAACAATAAAACTGGAAGTAGATGGTTATCAATCATTTAATTTATTCAATTGATTTTTATGGTTTACGCTCAATTATCTGCTTTCAGCTCCTtgagaaataataagaaaactttgtccTATAAACACGTGCTCATCTGCATGTGAAAATTTTTGAGCAGGCCcacaatttgaaattaaattgagCTTCCTGTTCTATGCTCTTCCTTTCCTATGATTTACTCATTTTCAGCAAAATTCCGAGGAGACACGAGTAGTGAGCATtagagagaaaaatcagaaggcATATTTCACCCTTGTGTCTCCTCAAACACATCTGTCTCTATCACTTCTTCCACTAATTAACTTCAAAAACCATTCTCTCATATGATCCTTGACATGCACAGATAAAGTTCTATTCTTTCCTTACCAACCCATCCTCCCTTGTgct
The sequence above is drawn from the Quercus lobata isolate SW786 chromosome 12, ValleyOak3.0 Primary Assembly, whole genome shotgun sequence genome and encodes:
- the LOC115970560 gene encoding TMV resistance protein N-like, which produces MAFLTNKGPSSSSSSSSSSSFTHQNYDIYLSFRGEDTRNGFTSHLHKALCDKGFNTFIDDNLRRGEDISIELLKAIESSTISIIIFSKNYASSTWCLDELVKILECSKLILPIFYNMDPSEVRKQKSEFGVALRKHEEIFKDDIDKVQNWRIALNKVGSLSGWHYKNGETEAKFIQKIVENIPKCTPIFVGKCLVGVKPRAKAVESLLSMGLDEVCMVVIHGLPGIGKTTIAKAIYNRIANHFDGSSFLENVRETLETKDGIIKLQGQFLKEISRDENEEIHSTSKGINLIKNRLRSKNVLLVLDDVDTLERIEKLFGDCNWFTSRSRVIITTAADPQLLAPLGKVYTTYKVKELDKHEALQLFEKHAFHGKKPNKDYYELTNQVIQYAQGLPLALIIIARDLCGRPKHEWESTLDKYNKIPNEDIQEVLKVSYDRLEEIEQDIFLDIACFFKGWNKDYVVDILNASDSHPEYGIQRLVYKCLVTVNQYGTLLMHDLIQQMGREVARRESPHILGERSRLWHHKDSLDVLIGNKGSNKIRGIMLRSPQWVKVPLHAQAFKRMTNLRILIVNNLRICEAIQYFPNGIRFLSWPKYPFPLPSNFCPQQLVSLHMPESRIELEKLCKQEFQLENMKHLNLSGCKFITKLPNLCTPNLETLDLSYCENLVKIHTSGEFLHKLKTWNLRYCKKLQNLPNNLMLTSLEVLESLNLCDCKNLRDLPDGIYKLQLLWELVTPTAKLRPTCNSFDSSSGYGFLKMKHLNFFHHKNVIELDLLMKPDYFPALESIYLSETNIITIPESISRFPRLNSLFITDCKHLCEIQGLPLSISEVNAKNCPLLDNESPSGLLNQVIEIMGILPNGVCGSARSNELMDPQFTDYFSSETEGVESESEGGDISQFSNYFPSEIEGFEYEDGEIDRILTISGIEIPWFNHQSIEHSSILFWVGRKFPKLAVYIAFGGDEEAHDKNDYICECFVYISINGCKKCECMPRHLVLNAYNLLLLYSPPQRFLQQKLNESNPTDQNLVEVTYKIIKFRQDDGAFIETLNATRWGVHVECICPPQESGIPNLPLLTTGHDDDDDVDYWSELPFHGSDDLEAEEDEDYQSPLLVHMTYEFSLVDFYVSLISRIEERDVLEQFVDQTLACRTFLTKIVNFSLDYFDKDLGAVSEKLTTALKAIEVAGLYDHQANRNLELALARY